In Cydia amplana chromosome 2, ilCydAmpl1.1, whole genome shotgun sequence, the following proteins share a genomic window:
- the LOC134661139 gene encoding uncharacterized protein LOC134661139, translating into MAAVGQIVASCVVLMFIGTVNTLKSLHIYVPKAVLSGTSAELMCTYELEGAQLYSIRWYRNMMEFYRYVPKESPATKVFPVAEIKVDVAGSDANRVILTEVDRTLTGEYQCEVSADAPLFHTDIKAAEMVVVEPPLTSPNVSSDRMSYVGGDHIQANCSSPPSLPAANVTWYVNEQMVPGFTANHVLNFSNGYASSQATLELEAAALSPVPTLMIRCEASIFDIWKSTSQTLVLRERSANPASALGRSFTGAAAETRLPTIMVLLLQFFLKILLGKYVETSVR; encoded by the exons GTACAGTGAACACGCTGAAATCTCTGCACATCTACGTCCCAAAGGCTGTGCTGTCTGGCACGAGCGCGGAGCTGATGTGTACTTACGAGTTGGAAGGCGCCCAGCTGTATTCTATCCGGTGGTATAGGAATATGATGGAGTTTTACCGCTACGTGCCGAAGGAGTCGCCAGCCACGAAAGTGTTCCCCGTCGCTGAGATCAAGGTCGAT GTGGCAGGCTCGGACGCGAACCGAGTGATTCTAACAGAAGTAGACAGAACTCTGACAGGAGAGTACCAATGCGAGGTGTCAGCCGACGCTCCGCTTTTTCACACGGATATCAAAGCCGCCGAAATGGTGGTAGTAG AACCCCCACTGACAAGTCCGAACGTGTCGTCGGACCGCATGTCGTACGTTGGCGGCGACCACATCCAGGCCAACTGTTCGtcgccgccatctttgcccgcCGCCAACGTCACGTGGTACGTCAACGAGCAGATG GTGCCTGGCTTCACAGCTAACCACGTGCTCAACTTCAGCAATGGCTACGCTTCGAGTCAAGCCACTCTAGAGTTAGAGGCAGCCGCGCTCTCGCCCGTGCCTACTCTAATGATTCG GTGCGAGGCCTCCATATTCGACATATGGAAGTCGACGAGTCAAACCCTAGTGCTCCGGGAGCGGAGCGCGAACCCCGCTTCGGCTTTAGGCCGAAGTTTCACAG GCGCAGCAGCAGAAACACGCCTACCTACAATAATGGTACTACTTCTTCAATTCTtccttaaaatattattaggaaAATACGTCGAGACCTCAGTAAGATAG